The Pyrus communis chromosome 12, drPyrComm1.1, whole genome shotgun sequence genomic sequence TTCGTAAACACGCTATCGGAAGAGAAACaccaaacacaaaataagacaaacACAAACTCCCCAAATTGATTTAGTGATGAGAACGAATATAAAATGATTGGTAAGAGCAGGCTAAGTTCACGATTCAAAATTCGAAGCCCTTCAACGTAACCAAAAGAGAAACACCAAACACTAGCTCTACTTCATATAGAGCAGATTGATAGCTTTCTATGATCATTTTTCGTGACCCACTATTGGCTATATGATTGAGTACTTACTTGTAATGGTATGGCCTACGGATAAGGTGTTTAGGGTTAAGGTATCTTGTTTACCTACAAGAATAGGGAAGACTATAGAGAATTATTTGAGAAGGGATTATTCATTCTACATATTATTTTTGACCAGGCATATGTGTCTTGCCCCTCAGATTTTGAAAGTCAAAATTAGCCCTTATATATATGCATGGGCTCCATGTGTATGCAAGAGTTTGGAAGTCATGGCCGGCGCTGACTGGCATCTTCCTAAAGTTATATGGTGCCCTTTGTGAAAGCTTCCCACTGTCTACCATCGTATTCGTTCTTTAAgcaatttagatttttttttttttttttaaccctaGAGACTCTAAATGCAGAATGATTTTTGCAGTGACTGCCACACCGTTACTAACTCGtatgtgttataatataagcGACCGACAAATTTCTTAAAAGCATAATTAAAGCATATTCATAACATAATATATTGATAACACATTATGTGACAATTTAAACCTTTTGGAGGGATGCGATTGAAGGCAAGAAAATCAGCATCCCTGACatattgtgtgtgtatatataggcCCCAGCCTAATCCTCTTAAAACTCTGCCAGCGTTTCAAGAAATATATCACAATCTCAATCCAaccccacacacacacctaCACTGAATTAATTTCATACACTcattatataaatatgtatacatatatatatatatatatatatatatatatatatatatatatatagacagaCATATTTGCATATGTGTATTATACATGCACGATCAGTTCATACGGGTTAGCATCAATAATGAGCTATCGTTTGGTCATGGggtcaataataaaaaatcagaTTAGTTTGCAGCCGTTTGGTGCATAGCGATGTTTTGGCCGCTCGAAAAGCACTTTTGTGGTAAGCAGAAAAAACAGAGACATGAAAACAGCAAGTTCTAATGATAATTAGTTAACCAACAAGGAAAGATTAGGACCACAAAGAGAACTAATTACACTCATGATCATCttatttcaacttttttttttctgaaaaaagaaaacataaaaatacagATTACAGAATGTTCTGCAAATTACAATTTAACAACCTTGTcaataaaaagtgaaaaaaaaaatatcctcaaatatcTCAAACCCTTTTTTTTCACCAGTATGAATTCCCCTGTTACTATCAACATCGATGTGTATTTGTTTAAAAACCCATGAAAAACCCAAagaattaaaaatgaatttacaaTTTTCAAATATTCTGGAAAACATCAAAATTTTCACCTGTTAGATCTTCTGACAACGACGTTAATGGATAACTACTGAAATCTACTGAATTTTGAGCATGGTGATGAACAAGCTGCCCTTGTTGTTGCCAGGAACTAGTGGGTTTGATCATTTCCTCAGACTTTATCCCATTGACATGAAACTGAAACAAAGAGTCTAGTTTGTTATCTGTTTCCCATGAAAAAGCAGCATTTTCGATTGCGTTGTTGCCGTTGTTGCCGGTCATATGATACCCTGCTGCATAGCTGCTGACGTTCGAGCTATTGCTCGAGCTTTCCTTAACCTCATTCATGAAAAATGAGCTGAGTCTCGAAGCTGAATTGTCCGAAAAATCTGTGCCGGACATGCTTCCGTGGTCCGAATTTGCCAAACTTGGCATTGAAGTAAACCCAAAATTTGAGCTTGACTCATAAGGTCTAATGTTGGTATGGTGGTATTGAGTGGCAACAAGATCTGAATTATAGGCTGATGATGACTCGAAACCGGATTGGGACTCGAAACCGGATTGGTACTCGAAATAAGATAGAGAATCAAAGGCTCTTGAGGCTTGTGGATTGTTGAGGACTCCTCCATTTCCATCATAGTAATTTGAATCATTGAGAAGAAATGTTGGGCCTTGGGAAGCCATGGTTATTGGCATAGCTGGAAGCTCTGGCATTGGCAAAGACTCTTTTAGGTCTGAACAATCAatgttcttcttttctttcaattcttcTTCAGTTAGTGGCTTGTGGGTAGTTGGGTCAATTCCTTGCTTCATTAGCTTCTTCTTCAAACATGAATTCCAAAAGTTCTTTATCTCATTGTCGGTTCTTCCTGGCAATTGTGCTGCAATTTGAGCCCACCTGATGAAAATTCACAATTCAGTCGCATAAACAATTATTTACATCATTAG encodes the following:
- the LOC137711588 gene encoding transcription factor MYB86-like, coding for MGRHSCCLKQKLRKGLWSPEEDEKLFNYISRFGVGCWSSVPKHAGLQRCGKSCRLRWINYLRPDLKRGMFSQQEEDLILSLHEVLGNRWAQIAAQLPGRTDNEIKNFWNSCLKKKLMKQGIDPTTHKPLTEEELKEKKNIDCSDLKESLPMPELPAMPITMASQGPTFLLNDSNYYDGNGGVLNNPQASRAFDSLSYFEYQSGFESQSGFESSSAYNSDLVATQYHHTNIRPYESSSNFGFTSMPSLANSDHGSMSGTDFSDNSASRLSSFFMNEVKESSSNSSNVSSYAAGYHMTGNNGNNAIENAAFSWETDNKLDSLFQFHVNGIKSEEMIKPTSSWQQQGQLVHHHAQNSVDFSSYPLTSLSEDLTGENFDVFQNI